The Anguilla anguilla isolate fAngAng1 chromosome 4, fAngAng1.pri, whole genome shotgun sequence genome has a window encoding:
- the bhlhe22 gene encoding class E basic helix-loop-helix protein 22 produces the protein MDRRISLNGAGDIFHKTLTAVSNKKMDSFKTAAGIDLPSRDRQSPINCFDQTDSDQMQPGGLALGRGGPLGLPTGSLCVKYGESGNRTSAAESSGGEQSPDDDSDGRCDMVLMADGRTAASGGKSEGGKKNKEQKTLRLNINARERRRMHDLNDALDELRAVIPYAHSPSVRKLSKIATLLLAKNYILMQAQALDEMRRLVAYLNQGQAISAASLPATTALTPGLSAYEPPTGYPFPAGVAASSCPDKCALFNNVTSSLCKQCTDKP, from the coding sequence ATGGACAGGAGAATTAGCTTGAACGGAGCAGGAGACATTTTCCACAAAACTCTGACCGCTGTgtctaataaaaaaatggaCTCGTTCAAAACAGCTGCTGGTATTGATCTTCCCTCCAGGGACCGCCAATCGCCGATCAACTGTTTCGATCAGACTGACTCGGATCAGATGCAGCCTGGAGGACTGGCACTTGGTCGAGGAGGTCCATTGGGTCTACCGACCGGATCTTTGTGCGTGAAGTACGGAGAAAGTGGAAACAGGACTTCAGCGGCGGAGAGCAGCGGTGGGGAGCAGAGTCCAGATGATGACAGCGACGGCAGGTGTGACATGGTTCTGATGGCAGACGGTAGGACAGCGGCATCAGGGGGTAAATCTGAGGGAggtaagaaaaataaagagcaGAAAACTCTGAGGCTGAACATCAACGCCCGAGAGAGAAGGAGGATGCACGATCTGAACGACGCACTCGATGAACTGAGAGCGGTGATCCCTTATGCTCACAGTCCCTCGGTAAGAAAACTCTCCAAAATCGCCACTTTGCTACTAGCCAAAAATTACATCCTCATGCAAGCCCAGGCGCTGGATGAAATGAGAAGGCTGGTTGCTTATCTCAACCAGGGCCAGGCGATATCTGCGGCTTCCCTGCCGGCGACGACTGCTCTAACCCCGGGTTTGAGCGCCTATGAGCCACCGACTGGGTACCCTTTCCCTGCAGGAGTTGCAGCCTCCTCCTGTCCCGATAAATGTGCCCTTTTCAACAACGTCACCTCCAGCCTCTGCAAACAGTGCACTGATAAGCCTTAA